One segment of Oceanotoga teriensis DNA contains the following:
- a CDS encoding threonine/serine exporter family protein: MWIRVFFSFLATGSFAVIFNTPKKHIPFAALTGAIGWFFYEVFKEAYGFESGIIFASLSVGFTSYVMSKIFDTNVHPFITAGIIPLVPGATAFFTFQYFIQGNLEEASSYAYQTFVAAFGIVIGIAASFNVADLISNKLKSQKFINKKK; encoded by the coding sequence ATGTGGATTCGAGTATTTTTTTCTTTTTTAGCTACAGGGTCTTTTGCAGTTATCTTTAATACACCTAAAAAACATATACCTTTTGCGGCTTTAACTGGAGCTATAGGTTGGTTTTTTTATGAGGTCTTTAAAGAAGCTTATGGCTTTGAAAGTGGAATAATTTTTGCCTCTTTGAGTGTTGGTTTTACTTCTTATGTTATGTCAAAAATTTTTGATACTAACGTTCATCCATTTATTACAGCTGGAATAATACCACTTGTGCCGGGTGCAACTGCTTTTTTTACATTTCAATATTTTATACAGGGAAATCTTGAAGAAGCTTCAAGTTATGCATATCAAACTTTTGTTGCTGCTTTTGGTATAGTGATAGGAATTGCAGCTTCTTTTAATGTTGCAGATTTGATAAGTAATAAACTTAAATCTCAAAAATTTATTAATAAGAAAAAATAA
- a CDS encoding valine--tRNA ligase, translating to MDIGKRYTPHELENKWYKIWQDKRAFEPNNKGKESFTIVIPPPNITGKLHVGHALNITLQDILTRYYRMKGYDTLWLPGEDHAGIATQHVVEKHLRATEGKRREEYDREDFVGRVWDWANEYRDHIREQIKGLGASVDWSRERFTLDEGLNEAVNKVFVQLYNEGLIYRGKYIVNWCPSCGTVLADDEVEHEDENGHLWNIKYPIKDEDDFIVIATTRPETMLGDVAVAVHPSDERNKDKIGKKVILPLIGREIEIIADPYVDPEFGTGFVKITPAHDPNDYQIGIRHDLEQIQIMDEHAKINENGGIYKGLDRYEARKKIVQDLEEQGYLVEIQDHKHAVGHCYRCNTTVEPFLMDQWFVKVKPLAEEAIKAVENNDINFYPERYKKVYLNWMNEIRDWCISRQLWWGHRIPVWYCDDCGEINVSEKAPDKCQKCGSKNLIQDSDVLDTWFSSALWPFSTLGWPNKTEDVERFYPTTTLITAFDIIFFWVARMIMMGEKFMDNKPFSNVYITPLVRDKKGRKMSKSLGNGIDPLEIIKEFGADPLRFTLAILAAQGRDIKLDNKSFEPYSKFANKIWNATRFALLNLKDFEKLDNMAFEQLKVEDKWILTRMNRTIKIVDKALETFNFNHGAKAIYDFVWSELCDWYIESVKPRLFSEGEDKKIAQNVILHVFDNALRLLHPFMPYVSEELWQALPIEKEELLITSHWPEYDEETVFENDENLYIKIMESVRGIRNVKAEMNIPSSKKTDMMYKELKDSSWIDLNKNLIKNLANIDNINKVSIKPDKSGTAFVDENVEVYVPLGELIDVDAEKERLTKKIDKLELEVQKMNKKLSNKNFIEKADPEVVEDAKRRLEEGQYQLGKVKKLYEEL from the coding sequence ATGGATATAGGAAAAAGGTATACACCGCATGAATTAGAAAATAAATGGTATAAAATATGGCAGGATAAGAGAGCTTTTGAGCCAAATAATAAAGGAAAAGAGTCGTTTACTATAGTCATTCCTCCACCAAATATAACTGGCAAATTACATGTTGGACATGCTTTAAATATTACATTACAAGATATTTTGACGAGATATTATAGAATGAAAGGTTATGATACTTTATGGTTGCCAGGTGAAGATCATGCTGGAATAGCTACTCAACATGTTGTTGAGAAACATTTGAGAGCCACTGAAGGAAAAAGAAGAGAAGAGTATGACAGGGAAGATTTTGTTGGTAGAGTATGGGATTGGGCCAATGAATACAGAGATCATATAAGAGAGCAAATAAAGGGCCTTGGAGCTTCAGTAGATTGGTCAAGAGAAAGGTTTACACTTGATGAAGGACTCAATGAAGCTGTGAACAAGGTTTTTGTACAACTTTACAATGAAGGTTTAATATACAGAGGGAAATATATAGTTAATTGGTGTCCAAGTTGCGGTACTGTTTTAGCAGATGATGAAGTTGAACATGAGGATGAAAATGGACATTTGTGGAATATTAAATATCCTATAAAAGATGAAGATGATTTTATAGTTATTGCAACAACAAGACCTGAAACAATGCTTGGAGATGTTGCAGTGGCAGTTCATCCTTCTGATGAAAGAAATAAAGATAAGATAGGTAAAAAAGTAATTTTGCCATTAATTGGTAGAGAAATAGAGATAATTGCTGATCCCTATGTAGATCCTGAATTTGGAACGGGATTTGTTAAAATAACACCTGCTCATGATCCAAATGATTATCAAATTGGCATAAGGCATGATCTTGAACAAATTCAAATAATGGATGAACATGCTAAAATAAATGAAAATGGTGGTATATATAAAGGGCTTGATAGATATGAAGCCAGAAAAAAAATTGTACAAGATTTGGAAGAACAAGGATATCTTGTTGAAATTCAAGATCATAAACATGCAGTAGGGCATTGTTATAGATGTAATACAACTGTAGAGCCATTTTTGATGGATCAGTGGTTTGTTAAGGTTAAACCGCTTGCTGAAGAAGCTATAAAGGCTGTTGAAAACAATGATATAAACTTTTATCCAGAAAGATATAAAAAAGTTTATTTGAATTGGATGAATGAAATAAGGGATTGGTGTATTTCGAGACAACTTTGGTGGGGTCATAGAATACCTGTATGGTATTGTGATGATTGTGGTGAAATAAATGTTTCTGAGAAAGCTCCGGATAAATGTCAAAAATGTGGTTCAAAAAATCTTATTCAAGATAGTGATGTCTTAGACACCTGGTTTTCATCAGCTTTATGGCCGTTTTCAACTCTTGGTTGGCCAAATAAAACAGAAGATGTTGAAAGGTTTTATCCAACGACAACATTAATAACGGCTTTTGATATTATATTTTTTTGGGTTGCGAGAATGATAATGATGGGAGAAAAGTTTATGGATAATAAGCCTTTTTCCAATGTCTATATAACGCCTTTGGTTAGAGATAAAAAAGGAAGAAAAATGTCTAAATCTTTAGGTAATGGTATAGATCCTCTTGAAATAATAAAAGAATTTGGTGCAGACCCTTTGAGGTTTACACTTGCTATACTTGCAGCTCAAGGAAGAGATATAAAACTTGATAACAAATCTTTTGAGCCATATTCTAAATTTGCAAATAAAATATGGAATGCTACAAGATTTGCACTTTTAAATCTTAAAGATTTTGAAAAACTTGATAATATGGCATTTGAACAATTAAAGGTTGAAGATAAATGGATTCTCACAAGGATGAATAGAACAATAAAAATTGTAGATAAGGCTCTTGAAACTTTTAATTTTAATCATGGAGCAAAAGCTATATATGATTTTGTATGGAGTGAATTGTGTGATTGGTATATAGAATCTGTTAAACCAAGATTATTTTCAGAGGGTGAAGATAAAAAGATTGCTCAGAATGTTATTTTACATGTTTTTGATAATGCATTGAGACTTTTACATCCATTTATGCCTTATGTATCAGAAGAATTATGGCAAGCATTACCAATTGAAAAAGAAGAACTCTTAATAACGAGTCATTGGCCAGAATATGATGAAGAAACAGTTTTTGAAAATGATGAAAATCTATATATAAAAATAATGGAAAGTGTTAGAGGTATTAGAAATGTAAAAGCAGAAATGAATATCCCTTCAAGTAAAAAGACTGATATGATGTATAAAGAGTTAAAAGATTCTTCATGGATAGATTTGAATAAAAATCTTATAAAGAATCTTGCAAATATAGATAATATTAATAAAGTTTCTATTAAACCAGATAAATCTGGAACTGCTTTTGTAGATGAAAATGTAGAGGTATATGTTCCACTTGGTGAATTGATCGATGTGGATGCCGAAAAAGAAAGATTAACTAAAAAAATAGACAAACTTGAGTTAGAAGTTCAAAAAATGAATAAAAAACTCTCAAATAAAAATTTTATAGAAAAGGCAGATCCAGAAGTTGTTGAAGATGCAAAAAGAAGATTAGAAGAAGGTCAATATCAACTTGGTAAGGTTAAGAAACTTTACGAGGAGTTATAA
- a CDS encoding bifunctional folylpolyglutamate synthase/dihydrofolate synthase — translation MNFNELLELLYEKKAGNIKIKLGLERMKALIDRMDNPQFSYKVIHVAGTNGKGSITKAVSDMLISQGFKVGTFISPHLIKINERISVDNKLIEDDELLELYNQMSPILESLEHSDEDMSPSFFEIITAMALKYFKDKEVDVAVIEVGLGGRLDSTNVVKSDVSVISNIQKDHTKILGDTLEEIAFEKAGIIKEGNYVVIGDINGSPKEVIKKKAETVNAEYVFEINNNFKYQNPRYSMDWNMIDYYGLKLELKDLVFKANGAYQPHNVSVALATIESFFLKNNYKIDLEKLRESLKEFSWNGRFELIEYNGKKIILEGAHNIEGIKMLKKTLNLYTPFGNKVALVGILDDKDIEDMVKEIPSSFDKIIVTSIENNRSINPRRIQQEMQKYSSYPIDYVEDTSEAFKKLLNERADYYFVTGSLYLVGQIKSFLNCQ, via the coding sequence ATGAATTTTAATGAACTTTTGGAGTTACTTTATGAAAAAAAAGCAGGTAATATAAAAATAAAACTTGGTTTAGAAAGAATGAAAGCTTTAATAGATAGAATGGATAATCCTCAATTTTCTTATAAGGTTATTCATGTAGCTGGAACAAATGGTAAAGGAAGTATTACTAAAGCTGTTTCTGATATGCTTATATCTCAAGGGTTTAAAGTTGGAACTTTTATATCTCCACATCTCATAAAGATAAATGAGAGGATAAGTGTTGATAATAAACTTATTGAAGATGATGAACTTTTAGAGTTATACAATCAAATGTCACCTATATTAGAAAGTTTAGAGCATTCTGATGAAGATATGTCACCATCATTCTTTGAGATAATTACTGCTATGGCTTTGAAGTATTTTAAAGATAAAGAGGTAGATGTGGCAGTTATAGAGGTTGGACTTGGTGGAAGATTAGATTCTACAAATGTTGTCAAATCTGATGTTTCTGTTATTTCTAATATTCAAAAAGATCATACTAAAATACTTGGAGATACCCTTGAAGAGATAGCTTTTGAAAAAGCTGGAATTATAAAAGAAGGGAATTATGTTGTAATAGGAGATATAAATGGTAGTCCAAAAGAAGTTATAAAGAAAAAAGCTGAAACTGTCAATGCAGAATATGTTTTTGAGATTAATAATAATTTTAAATATCAAAATCCAAGATATTCTATGGATTGGAATATGATAGATTATTATGGTTTAAAACTTGAACTTAAAGATCTTGTTTTTAAGGCAAATGGTGCATATCAGCCACACAATGTATCTGTGGCTTTAGCTACTATAGAATCTTTTTTTCTCAAAAACAATTATAAAATAGATCTTGAAAAACTTAGAGAAAGTTTAAAAGAATTTTCATGGAATGGTAGATTTGAATTAATCGAATATAATGGTAAAAAAATAATTCTTGAAGGAGCTCATAATATTGAAGGAATAAAAATGTTGAAAAAAACATTAAATTTATATACTCCTTTTGGGAATAAAGTTGCTCTTGTTGGAATACTTGATGATAAAGATATTGAAGATATGGTTAAAGAAATTCCGAGTTCTTTTGATAAAATAATTGTTACATCTATAGAAAATAATAGATCTATAAATCCACGAAGGATACAGCAAGAAATGCAAAAATATTCATCTTATCCTATAGATTATGTGGAAGATACATCGGAGGCTTTTAAAAAGCTTCTAAATGAAAGAGCAGATTATTATTTTGTTACCGGTTCTTTATATTTAGTTGGACAAATAAAAAGCTTTTTAAATTGTCAATAA
- the ruvA gene encoding Holliday junction branch migration protein RuvA: protein MIKKIKGKVLNIEDEFIDIEIGPLTIEAFPSYRIMKDLKEGDDYNFYASLEINEWNTSFYVFKDEIEISVYKALKTVSKIGPKTAARITKTNDAENVAIMISSEDVKGLSKLPGIGKKTAERLISELKNKFDIGKLEKADNSISDSVDALEALGFDRAIIIKNIKALNLEDKSTEEIIKILLSKM, encoded by the coding sequence ATGATTAAAAAAATAAAAGGAAAAGTTTTGAATATTGAAGATGAATTTATAGATATAGAAATAGGGCCTCTTACAATTGAGGCCTTTCCTTCTTATAGAATAATGAAAGATTTAAAAGAGGGCGATGATTATAATTTTTATGCAAGTCTTGAAATTAATGAATGGAATACATCTTTTTATGTGTTTAAAGATGAAATAGAAATATCGGTTTATAAAGCGTTAAAAACAGTTTCAAAAATAGGACCAAAAACTGCTGCGAGAATAACTAAAACTAATGATGCAGAAAATGTTGCAATAATGATTTCTTCAGAAGATGTTAAAGGTCTATCTAAACTTCCTGGCATAGGGAAAAAAACAGCGGAAAGGCTTATTTCTGAATTAAAAAATAAATTTGATATCGGAAAACTTGAAAAAGCCGATAACAGTATTTCAGATTCTGTTGATGCTCTTGAAGCTCTTGGTTTTGATAGGGCGATTATTATTAAAAACATTAAAGCTTTAAATTTAGAAGATAAAAGTACTGAAGAAATAATAAAAATTTTATTGTCTAAAATGTGA
- the glmU gene encoding bifunctional UDP-N-acetylglucosamine diphosphorylase/glucosamine-1-phosphate N-acetyltransferase GlmU — MKVLILAAGMGTRMKSKKPKVMHEIMGKPMLNWVIDTSKELTNDIAVVLGHGIDKVRTILNDDVEIFEQKQTLGTGHAVMSAEEFLTGEELLILYGDVPLISLKTLKNLISKHRKEKNDATLLTVDLENPYGYGRVVRNKDEFEKIVEHRDADEKQLKIKEINSGIAIYNITSLRKALKQINSNNSQGEYYLTDAFLYFKKVGIFKTDNKYEVSGVNNRVQLSELSYIARKEILNNLMLNGVTILDPESTYIDKEVKIGFDTVIMPQTYIFGDTTIGEDCCIGPMTRINCCKIGDNVKVLRSECEKAEIFNNVSVGPYSRIREKSIIEDNVKIGNFVETKKTKVSKNSKAQHLSYLGDACIGENVNIGAGTITCNYDGKNKFKTNIGKNSFVGSNTSLVAPVNVGENSIIAAGSVITEDIPDSTLAFGRARQINKVGKLEKEREKGE; from the coding sequence ATGAAAGTATTAATTTTAGCTGCTGGCATGGGTACAAGGATGAAATCTAAAAAGCCAAAAGTTATGCATGAAATAATGGGTAAACCTATGTTAAACTGGGTTATTGATACATCTAAAGAATTAACTAATGATATTGCGGTAGTTTTGGGGCATGGAATTGATAAAGTAAGAACTATTTTAAATGATGATGTTGAAATTTTTGAGCAGAAACAAACTTTGGGTACAGGCCATGCTGTTATGTCTGCTGAAGAATTTTTAACTGGAGAAGAATTATTGATCCTTTATGGAGATGTGCCTTTGATATCTTTAAAAACATTAAAAAATTTGATATCTAAGCATAGAAAAGAAAAAAATGATGCAACTTTATTGACAGTAGATCTTGAAAATCCTTATGGATATGGAAGAGTTGTGAGAAACAAAGATGAATTTGAAAAAATAGTTGAACACAGAGATGCCGATGAAAAACAATTAAAAATAAAAGAAATAAATAGTGGTATAGCTATTTATAATATAACAAGTCTAAGAAAAGCATTAAAGCAGATAAATTCTAATAATTCGCAGGGGGAATATTATCTAACTGATGCTTTTTTATATTTTAAAAAAGTGGGTATTTTTAAGACAGACAATAAATATGAAGTTTCGGGAGTTAATAATAGAGTTCAATTATCAGAACTTTCTTATATTGCAAGAAAAGAAATTTTAAATAATTTAATGCTAAATGGAGTTACTATCTTAGACCCAGAAAGTACATATATAGATAAAGAAGTCAAAATAGGTTTTGATACAGTCATAATGCCACAAACATATATTTTTGGAGATACAACAATAGGAGAAGATTGTTGTATAGGACCTATGACAAGGATTAATTGTTGTAAAATAGGAGATAATGTTAAAGTTTTGAGATCTGAATGTGAGAAGGCTGAAATTTTTAATAATGTATCTGTTGGTCCTTATAGTAGGATAAGAGAGAAATCTATTATAGAAGATAATGTAAAAATAGGAAATTTTGTAGAAACTAAAAAGACTAAAGTGAGTAAAAACTCGAAAGCCCAACATTTATCATATCTTGGTGATGCGTGTATAGGAGAAAATGTAAATATAGGTGCGGGAACAATAACCTGTAATTATGATGGAAAAAATAAATTCAAAACAAATATAGGTAAAAATTCATTTGTTGGAAGTAATACATCTTTAGTGGCACCTGTAAATGTTGGAGAGAATTCTATAATAGCTGCAGGATCAGTTATTACAGAAGATATTCCTGATTCTACTTTGGCATTTGGAAGGGCCAGACAAATAAATAAAGTGGGAAAGCTTGAAAAAGAAAGAGAGAAGGGAGAGTAA